In the Hylaeus volcanicus isolate JK05 chromosome 1, UHH_iyHylVolc1.0_haploid, whole genome shotgun sequence genome, one interval contains:
- the LOC128885196 gene encoding tuftelin-interacting protein 11: protein MSEDEVESFEITDYDLDNEFNINRPRRKLTKKQQMLGIWADDSDEDELSARPSFKTFDKGPKNYTAPVNFVAGGIQQAGKPKVETEEKDDDDSDDNASKSQREFPNSSSSEDERPSMAPLRASFSLNVDGDIAGLRKKKSKVNPLLIQSGMGSWEVHTKGIGAKLLLQMGFEPGKGLGKQLQGISAPVEAHLRKGRGAIGAYGPEKGPKLADMKKEDEVEEGKEPKAKVSQWRKGDSAVVKKKVKYVYRSVDQVLEDGKLKPNKKVKSSNEMSRVKVIDMTGPEQRILSGYHAIAGGQQRPDENVVVTDKKSKVNFALPELQHNLSILVDMCEQDIIQNDRRTRHLSDRVVALEAEKKSVSKVIHQHGQLIDTLENVLDIVDRLMDETNQLSLQETAEAFKDLQDKYYEEYKMYELGELASSFVGPKIKECLTSWNPIMQPKQPIKLFEQWKGILESGATTLQSRTMQSYDQLVWNAWMPSIRGAIQQWMCRQPEPLIELIEHWMPLLPSWILENILDLLILPKLTLEVEEWNPLTDTVPIHTWIHPWLPLLRNRLDTLIYPIIRRKLGSALGGWHPSDRSARLMLQPWTNVFAKGDMEAFLVKNIIPKLQIALSEFVINPHQQHLDQWNWVYEWEELIPSHIMAGLLDKFFFPKWLQVLALWLNHSPNYDQVTNWYMGWKGMLSVKLLAEPLVKEHFKKALDMMNRAVTGPQSHQPGAMEQVSYLTSLERTQPTISQMPPTAQPRMERLAEAVRTASQVPQGFKDLVQKKCEERGILFMPIPNRYREAKQVYKVGNVQAYIDRNVLFVCHNGMNWMPTHLNALLDMSEL from the exons atgtcGGAAGACGAAGTAGAAAGCTTTGAAATTACGGATTACGATCTTGACAATGAATTCAATATCAACCGTCCTAGGcgtaaattaactaaaaaacAACAAATGCTTG GTATTTGGGCAGATGATAGCGACGAAGACGAATTATCTGCCAGGCCATCGTTTAAAACTTTTGACAAAGGACCAAAGAACTATACAGCCCCTGTAAATTTTGTAGCAGGTGGTATTCAACAAGCTGGGAAACCAAAAGTTGAGACAGAGGAAAAAGATGACGATGACAGTGATGACAATGCAAGTAAATCACAAAGGGAGTTTCCAAACAGTTCCAG ctCTGAAGATGAGAGACCAAGTATGGCACCACTACGTGCATCCTTTTCGTTAAATGTAGATGGAGATATTGCTGGCTtacgtaaaaagaaaagtaaagtaaatcCCTTATTAATACAAAGTGGGATGGGTAGCTGGGAGGTCCATACGAAAGGCATTGGAGCTAAGCTGTTACTACAG ATGGGTTTTGAACCTGGGAAAGGATTAGGTAAACAATTACAAGGTATAAGTGCACCAGTAGAAGCACACCTAAGAAAAGGCAGAGGTGCAATTGGTGCTTATGGCCCAGAGAAAGGTCCAAAATTGGCAGACATGAAAAAGGAAGATGAAGTGGAAGAAGGGAAGGAACCAAAAGCCAAAGTATCTCAATGGCGGAAAGGGGATAGTGCTGTAGttaagaagaaagtaaaatatgtttatagaaGCGTTGACCAAGTTTTGGaagatggaaaattaaaaccTAACAAGAAAGTAAAATCATCTAATGAGATGAGTAGGGTTAAGGTCATAGATATGACTGGTCCAGAACAAAGAATTCTGAGTGGATATCATGCAATAGCTGGAGGTCAACAACGACCTGATGAGAATGTTGTGGTTACCGATAAGAAATCCAAAGTTAACTTTGCCTTACCAGAGCTCCAACATAATTTAAGCATACTTGTTGACATGTGTGAACAagatattatacaaaatgacAGACGGACGAGGCATTTGAGCGATAGGGTAGTTGCATTAGAAGCAGAGAAAAAAAGTGTATCAAAAGTTATACATCAACATGGCCAGCTTATCGATACTTTAGAAAATGTACTCGATATTGTAGACAGATTAATGGATGAAACAAACCAATTGTCCTTACAAGAGACTGCAGAAGCTTTCAAAGATTTGCAAGATAAATATtacgaagaatataaaatgtatgaacTTGGTGAATTGGCTAGCAGTTTCGTTGGtccgaaaataaaagagtgtTTGACTAGTTGGAATCCAATAATGCAGCCCAAACAACCTATCAAACTATTCGAACAGTGGAAGGGTATTTTAGAAAGTGGTGCTACGACTCTTCAATCGCGAACTATGCAATCGTATGATCAACTTGTTTGGAATGCATGGATGCCATCAATTAGAGGAGCCATACA ACAGTGGATGTGCAGGCAACCAGAGCCACTCATTGAATTAATAGAACATTGGATGCCCTTACTTCCAAGTTGGATACTAGAGAACATTCTAGATTTATTAATCCTTCCAAAACTTACTTTAGAAGTCGAGGAATGGAATCCTCTTACAGACACAGTACCTATTCATACATGGATTCATCCTTGGCTTCCATTATTAC ggAATCGATTGGATACGTTAATATATCCAATAATACGACGTAAACTAGGTTCTGCATTGGGTGGTTGGCACCCATCTGACAGATCTGCTAGATTAATGTTACAACCATGGACAAATGTCTTTGCGAAAGGAGACATGGAGGcctttttagtaaaaaatatcataccGAAATTGCAAATAGCGCTTTCGGAGTTTGTTATTAACCCACACCAACAACATTTAGATCAGTGGAATTGGGTATATGAATGGGAGGAGTTAATTCCATCTCACATAATGGCAGGGTTGCTCGATAAATTCTTCTTCCCTAAATGGTTACAAGTCTTGGCTCTTTGGCTGAATCATTCTCCTAACTATGATCAAGTTACAAATTGGTATATGGGATGGAAGGGCATGTTAAGCGTAAAATTGCTGGCTGAACCCTTAGTGAAAG aaCATTTCAAGAAAGCTCTGGATATGATGAATAGAGCGGTTACAGGACCACAAAGTCATCAACCAGGCGCGATGGAACAAGTTTCGTACTTAACAAGCCTAGAAAGAACTCAACCTACCATATCACAGATGCCACCAACCGCACAACCAAGAATGGAG AGACTTGCCGAAGCCGTTCGAACAGCGTCGCAAGTACCTCAAGGTTTCAAAGACCTTGTCCAAAAGAAATGCGAAGAGAGAGGTATTCTGTTCATGCCTATACCAAATCGGTATAGAGAAGCTAAGCAAGTTTATAAAGTGGGCAATGTCCAAGCCTATATAGACAGAAACGTCTTATTCGTATGTCATAATGGCATGAATTGGATGCCAACTCACTTAAACGCTTTATTAGACATGTCCGAACTTTAA